AAAATAGGATACTACGCTAAAGCAAACATCCCACTTACAAATAAACAAGTAAAGGAGAAACGTTTCGACCATTTACTGACGTAGTTACACACTCAGACACTGCCACTAACTGCTGTTACTTGATGAATGATGATTACACACAACCGTATTAGGGCAACGCTGTTTAATAAACCTCAGAATTCCagattataaaaaaaaattactattTGAAaccttgattttttaaattataattcTCTGGAAACGAGCATTTTATACTTAAAGTGAAATGCTAATATGATTTCACTGATATGGAATATGTTTTACTACTCTGGCAGCGCCGATTTCTTCCATTCAAAATGTCCACAGTTCTGGACGTCCGAATCTTAAGAACAGTTCTGGTGTTAATGACAATATCCATAGTTTTTATTAACTGCCAGAGAAGTTATTTTGATGAAATTAAAGATGCAATGCACAGCCTTAAGAGTTACTTGCATACGGGACTTGACGGACTTGCTAAACTGGCAAAGACGATAGAAGTAGTAGAACAGTTTGTTGATGCAACCATTGATGAAGATTGCGAGCCTTTCATGTGTCCTAAAGGTATTAAAATTGGCGGGATTTTTCATACAATCgttaactattttttttttattttttttttaggatttGTAAGGGAAGTGAATCCACTACATAAACCTGAAAGTAATGGCTGTGGTTCATTTGGATACAGGGTATGTACTTGGAGCCCttcaggtattttttttttttgcagaaacacttatactttttatttatcagtggaatgaagaaaaattgcCATTAAAAGAACTAGAGGAATGTTGTCACACTCATGATTTTTGCTATGATGACTGTGGGGCTGATAAAGATTTATGTGATTtgcatttcaaaaaatgtcTTTACAAGGTATGCTCAAGTCGCGAAGAAGATCTTTCAATGTTATTCATGAAaggtaaataaaataaattcttcaTTGTAAAGTAACTCattcttttttgtattatttttagcCTGTAAAGGGACTGCAAAGCTAATGTACACTGGGACTTTAGCTTTAGGGTGCAAGGCTTATCAAGATGCACAGAGTAAAGCCTGCCATTGTTATAGACGAGAtgaactttaaaagtaacttGTGATAATTAACTAATTTTCTTtaagtttcatttttgattcagggaaataaaaatgtcTAGTTGTAGACTAtcatttatattatttttcttgctttttcaAAACCCATGGGCAGATAGGTAAGATCAGCGgaattctattttctttcttcccatCAAgtctgaattaatttttttttctttttgcttattGTTGTGTAGTTTAGTTTCTATTTATCCATTATCAATTTTACTTTGACATGTAAGTGCAGTTTCCTAGTTGCACCAAAGAGGTCGCGCGCATAAAAGTAGGAGGGAGTGAATAGGAATATGCAAAGCTTAGTCATTGGAAGGTCCTGAAGGATTACCATCGAAACGGAAAGTTTCGTGTGGAAACTTCGAGACCAAAGTCAGGTATCACAAAAACTTTTAATACCGTTACATTTTTTGGAGAGTACGCACACAATTACGCGGGTAATTAACTTCTATAAGTATTTTGTTTAAACTAATTTCCACAAATCCTGTTAAAGCTCAGTCTTTCGATTCATTAACATATTTCAACAAAAAgtaaactgttttttttttttactttgtagTTCCTTACATTTGCCCGGCGTGTCTGTTCAGCGCAAGGCTGTCGTTTGCTGTATCCTATGGTAAACAATTTTCATGTGTTCATAGTCTAGATTTATGATAATATTATCTCTGCAAACAAATAGAGAAAACGAAGCAGGCCCATACTTAACCTTATCTTATTTGCTTGGTGGATGATAGACAATTTCCGGATACTTTTTCCTTAGTACCACCACGCCAATTGATTCAGTATTAACgatggagcaattcaagcatTCAGTGTTCCTAAAGTTCAGTGCGGTTACGCTCTCCGTAGCTATTTTGTGTACCTTCGTTATGTGCCAAGCTAGTCTTCAGAACAAAAGCGCCGTCTTTGAAATCGGGGACATCGTAGTTAGTTGGGGAGATCAGATAGTCACGAAAATCAGCGAGAAAATGAACGCATTGACCGATTTCGATGCAATAAGACAAATAATTGATGCAACTATCGAGGAGGATTGCTACATTGAAGATTGTCCCTCAGGTAAAATTGCCCTTGTACTGTACATTACAATTAAAGTTTACATTTTCTCTGTTCTGCATTCATAGGTGCGGCAAGGCAACCGAATCCTGACTTCATACCGGAAAGCAATGGGTGTGGCTCATTCGGTGTTCAGGTTCGATCATAAAAATACGTAATTCATTAAAATTTGTAACAATTTGTAATTCGTTTTCTATAGTGGAAGAAAGAATTGTTGCCAGATGAAGGCCTGGAGGATTGCTGTAATTCTCACGACTATTGCTATGACGTCTGCGGTGCCGATAGGGATATTTGCGATTTAGAGTTTAAAACCTGCTTGTATAGCGTTTGTAGGAGTAGGAAAGACCAGTGGACAGTTAATGAACTGAAGGGTAATTTGCACTAGGCAAAATTGTTTATTAGAATATATTACTAAAACATTGTTTACTTTTAGCTTGCAAAGTTGCTGCCAAGTTAATGTACACGGCCACCCAAGCCTTTGGCTGCAAAGCATATCAAGATGCACAAAAGAAATCTTGCCATTGCGTTGCAATGATAGACCATCAGGAGTTTTGAGCTGCAAACTGGCGGGATCCAATTGCAGTCAGCCTTATTTACAAGGTAAGCTTGTAGTATGCATCTTCCAACTCTTATGGCgttaggtaaaaaaaaattgcctaaTAACAAGGGTATTGCCGTTCTATCGCAAGGCATTTAGAGTTCCTACTAGGTATTaattaattcttttattttattacttgGTTGATTCAAGATTGCGTCAGATCGATTAAGTTTACATCATAAGATGTAATGTTTTAAGTGAATCTATTCGTGCGGCCACAGTTGTAATATATTAATGACATTTGGGCGTAGGAAAAAACTGGGAACCGtttgaattttcgtttcaaGGAAAGTAAGCTCCAATCACGCAACCACAAGAGGCAGGTAGTTGGAACTTTTCAATAGCGAACGGAAAGTAATAGTCGTAGGGATCAAAAACCAAGAAACgatggaaaatatttttctgaaCGCATCTAGATTCATAGCAAGATGGAACTAGCGGGCAGTTAGATCCCACGTCGACATTACATTCTTCGATCCGAGCCGATTGGGTAAACAAGTAGTTGTAAGATTCGACGTTGTTGACGATAACTCGCCATTTACCATCGACGTTGACAGCTCGCAGAGGTTGAACGTAAGTGGTAGAACTCGTGCATAGGTAAGTTTCTTCTTCCAAATCTTTCAATTCATCAACAGAATTAGGCGTGATTGCTTTTACGTCTTTGTAGAGTGCCAGGACTTCTTGGTGATATTGATTCAAAGCCTTTTGGATGTCGTAGATGGGGTAGACTTCATCAGACAGACACCAGGGTTTCGACGAGTTCTTGGCGCAAAGTGGCACATCATCGTACTTGGCAGCCGGGTAACCTGGTTTGTAAGGCGGGACGTTTGGCCCGTTGGCCATCGCGACAACCACCAGGGAAGCAAAGCTCTGTTAGGGttggaaacaaataaatctTTTGTTGGGTCTGACGTGTTGATCGTATCGCTCGATAACTTACCAAGAATttcaaagacatttttttcccaaatttCTTTTGTCGTAACAAAACTTTTGCTTGTGCTGGAGTCAGCGTTCAGAGACGTCTGCCTTTTGTCGAGAAATTCTGGCTAGTTTTATATACCTTTCGTTATGCGTGAAGCATGGTAAGGCGTGCGCGGAAAAGTGGGAGGCATGGGAACGTTGTGGGTgggggggaaataaaaaggagagTAAGGTCTTTATTCTTTGAATGGCGGTgtagccatttttttttttttttcattagcGTTTTCGTTTTGTCTTGGGCGTTACTTGTGATTAATCAAGCATTTACGTGATCGGGTGTTAAATCCCCGCATGACGCTGGcactaaagaaaaacatatcTGGCTACATTAATCATGTTTCAAGATAGGTTTCCCTTTCTTTGTTAGGTTACCCATAGCATTCGTTTTCTGTATATGTATCATAAAATTAACCGTTTATCTCTTCACTTGTCGTCTTGTGCGCCGTCAAGCCACCGGCCTTCACAGGTCGCCAATCAAGCGCATGTAACAAACGGCTGATCAAACAAATTATTTGTTGAAGGCTAATACACCAAGCGTTAAGTTATGAAAAATGCGATGGTTTCACCTTGATGCAAGTTTTCACACTCTTCATCTTCCCGTTACAAATGTCAACATtttaacaactgaaaaaaggtagttttgctttaaaaaaaaaattcttttggtaTTTACAGCATCGGGACAAGCCTTTCAATCGTTCACAACGCtgtaaacaaaaagttttttttccccttagGTATCTAATAGCAATGTCAGTGGactttaaaacaatttttgctGCAACCTAATTTCAATGGAGTGTGTGAAAAATgcattgtttttttatttcgtgtgAATTTCTTGAAATACGTTTGACATTTCTAAGAATAGGTAGGCAAAATGTAGAAGCAGCACGTTTTTTCGTCCAGCAGTTAAAAGTGTGATGGTGATGGCATCCGAactatacaacaacaacaaaaatgaaacttgGTACACTACAAGTTGGAACTGTTTGTTTTCGAATT
This genomic stretch from Daphnia magna isolate NIES linkage group LG10, ASM2063170v1.1, whole genome shotgun sequence harbors:
- the LOC116932318 gene encoding group XIIA secretory phospholipase A2, which gives rise to MSTVLDVRILRTVLVLMTISIVFINCQRSYFDEIKDAMHSLKSYLHTGLDGLAKLAKTIEVVEQFVDATIDEDCEPFMCPKGFVREVNPLHKPESNGCGSFGYRWNEEKLPLKELEECCHTHDFCYDDCGADKDLCDLHFKKCLYKVCSSREEDLSMLFMKACKGTAKLMYTGTLALGCKAYQDAQSKACHCYRRDEL
- the LOC123466303 gene encoding group XIIA secretory phospholipase A2-like; amino-acid sequence: MEQFKHSVFLKFSAVTLSVAILCTFVMCQASLQNKSAVFEIGDIVVSWGDQIVTKISEKMNALTDFDAIRQIIDATIEEDCYIEDCPSGAARQPNPDFIPESNGCGSFGVQWKKELLPDEGLEDCCNSHDYCYDVCGADRDICDLEFKTCLYSVCRSRKDQWTVNELKACKVAAKLMYTATQAFGCKAYQDAQKKSCHCVAMIDHQEF
- the LOC116932320 gene encoding protein spaetzle, translated to MSLKFLSFASLVVVAMANGPNVPPYKPGYPAAKYDDVPLCAKNSSKPWCLSDEVYPIYDIQKALNQYHQEVLALYKDVKAITPNSVDELKDLEEETYLCTSSTTYVQPLRAVNVDGKWRVIVNNVESYNYLFTQSARIEECNVDVGSNCPLVPSCYESRCVQKNIFHRFLVFDPYDYYFPFAIEKFQLPASCGCVIGAYFP